A genomic window from Anthonomus grandis grandis chromosome 4, icAntGran1.3, whole genome shotgun sequence includes:
- the LOC126735131 gene encoding mitochondrial inner membrane protease ATP23 homolog, protein MTFIDLPEDIREKPAKENPDQNNKPKTNRENSSYWDADLYPERKHHKVTKPLTDYIALKAGREELRKINCERSVYKCFKESRIIRLFVGAMKASGCPVDIRRHISCEECAPEVAGGYDPVLNQVVLCHNNTSKDSRVQMVLMHEMVHMFDFCRNNMDYRNLDHLACTEIRAANLAHCSFMSAWMNGDTSLFNFKGTHQNCVKSKALLSMMTVRNITKLQAVDAIERVFDKCYNDLEPVGRRLRRNSLDMYKAFEEGFYYGYDDGL, encoded by the exons ATGACCTTCATAGACCTACCAGAGGATATACGCGAGAAACCGGCCAAAGAAAACCCCGATCAAAACAACAAACCAAAAACAAATCGAGAGAATTCCAGTTACTGGGACGCAGACCTATACCCCGAGAGGAAGCACCACAAAGTGACAAAGCCCCTGACCGACTATATTGCCTTGAAGGCGGGCAGGGAGGAACTACGGAAAATCAATTGCGAGAGGAGCGtgtataaatgttttaaagaaagCCGCATTATAAGACTGTTTGTCGGGGCTATGAAGGCGAGTGGGTGCCCTGTTGATATCAGGCGGCATATTAGTTGTGAGGAATGTGCACCTGAGGTAGCTGGAGGGTATGATCCTGTCTTAAATCAA gtTGTTCTTTGTCATAACAACACCTCGAAAGACAGCCGCGTCCAAATGGTGTTAATGCACGAAATGGTTCATATGTTTGATTTTTGTCGCAATAACATGGATTACAGAAACCTGGATCATTTAGCTTGTACAGAGATTCGAGCCGCCAATTTGGCCCATTGCAGTTTTATGTCCGCATGGATGAACGGAGACACCTCACTTTTTAACTTTAAAGGTACCCACCAGAATTGTGTTAAGAGTAAAGCCTTACTTTCAATGATGACTGTACGGAATATCACCAAATTACAAGCAGTTGATGCTATCGAAAGGGTTTTTGATAAGTGCTACAATGATTTGGAACCGGTTGGGAGAAGGTTAAGGAGGAATAGTTTGGATATGTATAAAGCTTTTGAAGAAGGTTTTTATTATGGGTATGATGATGGACTTTGA